From Plectropomus leopardus isolate mb chromosome 4, YSFRI_Pleo_2.0, whole genome shotgun sequence, the proteins below share one genomic window:
- the usp38 gene encoding ubiquitin carboxyl-terminal hydrolase 38 yields MDKILEGLVSSDHSVPVKRAIVKKVVEAAEKEVTEEQCQALFTLTTRLILLGEDAFQKQIGFQVLEAYARYHRPEFERFFSKDFVLSLLQQGYGQLDRKDPAIIDYIHCCLRLLISCPSVLEIFGVIQVEVLRMVCERPEPALCAHLSTLLSDFVQCIPREKSGVLFCQQLVRTISYFHCFASQERELREYVGQVTKVSTLLQNIWKADPATLLPSLQEVFAIISSTDPSFDPSIALASLVQHIPVQMITVLIKSLTTDHNVKDASMTKALCRMIDWLSWPLAQHVDTWVIALLKGLAAVQKFTILIDVTLLKIELVFSRLWYPIVRQGALAVLSHMLLSFQHSPEAFHLVVPHVVHLVQSLRTDGLPNSKAFLLQFTELIHCMMYQYSGFPDLYDHILEAIKDLPKPGEEKIKLVLNQSAWTSQSNSFASGPLRQFGKSETGKTGLVNLGNTCFMNSIIQTLFMATDFRRHVLSLPLNGSNTLMKRLQLLFAFLAHTQRAAYAPRNFLEASRPPWFNVGSQQDCSEYLRFLLDRLHEEEKTLWVLESVKPKVAPPGDTSSKDPAAQPSPEEGEETSLTPAEIKPEHDGRTLTEKMFGGKLITGIRCLHCNCISEKEEPFTDLSLAFCPSATSQDSPRPEGPSEEPKVLCQGSVNGGSETPEPGSAKVPASNIPFVPVTNEPPLSVPDLVNYFLAPEILDEENAYFCEKCSSLQRAERTMKVVSAPEYLILTLLRFSYDAKCHVRRKILDNVTIPPLMRLPVHVASTPAQCSSSTSSPLQVDSPESSENLAKKLKPSQKDEEEEEKERIDGAEQRHGGGGGMSIQSVPYVLSSVVMHSGVSSESGHYYSYGRNINGADGTQHAANQFALEEDLGNGQSECSLSTCSAVAIPPEQGETLPNSGQEARDWLLFNDSRVTFTSFQSVQNITNRFPKDTAYVLMYRKQDLPGQNINGGPTTKGMRLSTEPPLQKELLDAIIKDNKLYLQEQELNARTQALQAPSSSCSFRPNGSDDNNPPGSCGPSGGGGGGGGFNTISRLVF; encoded by the exons ATGGACAAGATTTTGGAGGGCCTCGTGAGCTCCGATCACTCCGTTCCAGTGAAGAGGGCCATTGTGAAGAAGGTTGTGgaagcagcagagaaagaggTGACAGAGGAGCAGTGTCAGGCGTTGTTTACTCTCACCACCCGCCTCATCTTGCTTGGTGAAGATGCCTTTCAGAAGCAGATCGGCTTCCAGGTGTTGGAGGCCTACGCGCGTTATCACCGCCCAGAGTTTGAGCGTTTCTTCAGCAAAGACTTTGTCCTCAGTCTTCTCCAGCAGGGTTATGGTCAGCTGGACCGCAAAGACCCAGCCATAATAGACTACATTCACTGCTGCCTGCGGCTGCTCATCAGCTGCCCCTCGGTGCTCGAGATCTTCGGCGTGATTCAGGTGGAGGTTTTAAGGATGGTGTGTGAACGTCCTGAGCCGGCTCTTTGTGCGCACCTGAGCACTCTGCTGTCAGACTTTGTGCAGTGCATCCCGAGGGAGAAGTCAGGCGTTTTGTTCTGCCAGCAGCTGGTGAGGACCATCAGTTACTTCCACTGCTTTGCCAGCCAAGAACGAGAGCTGAGAGAGTATGTAGGTCAGGTGACCAAGGTTAGCACGCTGCTGCAAAACATCTGGAAGGCTGATCCCGCCACACTGTTACCGTCACTGCAGGAAGTGTTTGCCATTATCTCTTCAACAG ACCCCTCCTTTGACCCATCCATCGCTCTGGCCAGCCTGGTGCAGCACATCCCCGTCCAGATGATCACAGTGCTTATCAAGAGTCTCACCACAGACCACAATGTCAAAGATGCAAGCATGACTAAAGCACTCTGCAG GATGATTGACTGGCTTTCTTGGCCTCTGGCCCAACACGTCGATACCTGGGTCATTGCTCTGCTGAAAGGACTGGCTGCAGTTCAGAAGTTCACGATCCTCATAGACGTCACTCTGCTTAAAATTGAACTG gTATTCAGTCGTCTGTGGTACCCCATCGTGCGGCAGGGGGCGCTAGCTGTGCTCTCCCACATGCTGCTGAGTTTCCAGCACTCTCCTGAGGCCTTCCATTTG GTTGTTCCACACGTGGTGCATCTAGTCCAGTCTTTGAGGACAGATGGTCTCCCCAACAGCAAAGCTTTCTTGCTGCAGTTCACTGAGCTCATCCACTGCATGATGTACCAGTACTCCGGTTTCCCTGACCTCTATGACCACATACTAGAGGCCATCAAG GATCTCCCAAAACCTGGAGAAGAGAAGATCAAGCTGGTGTTGAATCAAAGTGCCTGGACGTCCCAGTCCAACTCATTTGCCTCGGGTCCTCTGAGGCAGTTTGGGAAGTCTGAGACCGGCAAGACTGGCCTGGTCAACTTGGGGAACACCTGCTTCATGAACAGCATCATCCAGACCCTATTCATGGCCACAGA tttcaggcGACATGTTTTATCATTACCTCTAAATGGTTCCAACACACTCATGAAAAGGCTCCAGCTGCTCTTTGCTTTCCTTGCACACACTCAG AGGGCAGCATATGCTCCCAGGAACTTCTTAGAAGCATCTCGGCCTCCCTGGTTCAACGTTGGCTCTCAGCAGGACTGTTCTGAGTACCTCAGATTTCTTCTGGACAG GTTACATGAAGAGGAGAAAACACTTTGGGTCCTGGAGTCAGTTAAGCCAAAGGTTGCCCCTCCTGGTGACACAAGCAGCAAAGACCCCGCAGCTCAGCCCTCTCCAGAGGAAGGTGAAGAAACATCTTTGACTCCAGCAGAAATCAAACCTGAGCATGATGGGAGGACTTTGACAGAAAAGATGTTTGGTGGGAAGCTGATTACAGGTATTCGCTGTCTGCACTGTAACTGCATCTCTGAGAAGGAGGAGCCTTTCACAGACCTCTCTTTGGCCTTCTGCCCTTCTGCCACCTCTCAGGACAGCCCTCGACCTGAGGGGCCCTCAGAGGAACCCAAGGTTCTCTGTCAGGGATCCGTCAATGGTGGCAGTGAAACTCCTGAGCCGGGCTCGGCCAAAGTCCCAGCCAGCAATATCCCTTTTGTGCCCGTGACAAATGagcctcctctctctgtgcctGACCTGGTGAACTATTTCCTGGCTCCAGAGATCCTGGACGAAGAGAATGCCTATTTCTGTGAGAAGTGTAGCTCCCTCCAGCGGGCAGAGAGGACCATGAAAGTGGTGTCAGCGCCAGAATACTTGATCCTCACCCTGCTGCGATTCTCATATGATGCCAAATGCCACGTGCGGAGGAAGATTTTGGACAATGTCACCATCCCACCACTCATGAGACTTCCTGTACATGTCGCTTCAACACCTGCACAGTGTTCCTCTTCTACCTCTTCTCCTCTGCAAGTGGATTCTCCTGAGAGCAGCGAGAATCTGGCCAAGAAGCTTAAACCATCTCAaaaagacgaggaggaggaggagaaggagaggataGACGGAGCAGAACAGAGgcacggaggaggaggagggatgtcAATCCAGTCTGTGCCCTACGTCCTCAGCTCAGTGGTAATGCACTCTGGCGTATCATCCGAGAGTGGCCACTACTACTCGTATGGTCGTAACATTAATGGAGCAGATGGAACACAGCATGCAGCCAACCAATTTGCCCTCGAGGAGGATTTAGGGAACGGCCAGTCCGAGTGTAGCCTCTCCACCTGCTCCGCTGTCGCAATTCCACCAGAACAAGGGGAAACACTACCTAATAGTGGCCAGGAGGCAAGGGACTGGCTGCTGTTCAATGATAGCAGAGTGACATTCACATCCTTCCAATCAGTGCAAAACATTACAAACCGCTTCCCCAAGGACACAGCCTATGTGCTCATGTACAGGAAACAGGACCTACCAGGGCAGAACATAAATGGGGGGCCAACAACAAAAGGAATGAGACTGAGCACTGAGCCTCCCCTGCAGAAAGAACTACTGGATGCTATTATCAAGGACAACAAGCTGTATTTACAG